One stretch of Anolis carolinensis isolate JA03-04 chromosome 3, rAnoCar3.1.pri, whole genome shotgun sequence DNA includes these proteins:
- the p2ry6 gene encoding P2Y purinoceptor 6 has translation MDNITSTEMDNITFDVGKNSCTYHEEFKQILLPVVYSVVMALGLPLNAVVIVQIWLSRKVLTRNMIYMLNLAVADFLYVCSLPLLIYNYVQKDYWPFGDFTCRFVRFQFYTNLHGSISFLTCISVQRYLGICHPLAAWHKKRGRGFTWIVCGVVWLVVAAQCVPTFIFASTGTQRNRTVCYDLSTPESSGDYFPYGLTLTATGFLIPFIVVLGCYCRMATILCQKDELIGLAVRKKKDKAVRMIIIVVLVFAISFFPFHLTKTMYLIIRSIKGTPCLTQQTFAIVYKCTRPFASMNSVLDPILFYFTQRKFRESTRQLLDKVSSKWKHSS, from the coding sequence ATGGATAACATCACATCTACAGAGATGGATAACATCACTTTTGATGTGGGGAAGAACTCGTGCACTTACCATGAAGAGTTTAAGCAAATCCTGCTACCAGTGGTCTACTCCGTGGTCATGGcactggggctgcccttgaacgCGGTGGTCATAGTCCAGATCTGGCTGTCCCGGAAGGTGCTAACCCGCAACATGATCTACATGTTGAACCTGGCGGTGGCCGACTTCCTCTACGTCTGCTCCTTGCCCCTGCTTATCTACAACTATGTCCAGAAGGACTACTGGCCCTTTGGTGACTTCACGTGCCGCTTTGTGCGCTTCCAGTTCTACACTAATCTGCATGGCAGCATCTCGTTCCTGACATGCATCAGCGTCCAGCGCTACTTGGGCATCTGCCACCCACTGGCCGCTTGGCACAAAAAGAGAGGCCGGGGCTTCACCTGGATTGTGTGCGGCGTGGTGTGGTTAGTTGTGGCGGCCCAGTGCGTGCCcaccttcatctttgcctccaccGGCACCCAGAGGAACCGGACCGTCTGCTACGACCTGAGCACACCGGAAAGCTCCGGCGACTATTTCCCTTACGGCCTCACCTTGACCGCCACAGGGTTCCTGATCCCCTTCATCGTCGTCTTGGGCTGCTACTGCCGCATGGCCACCATCCTGTGCCAGAAGGACGAGCTGATTGGGCTGGCCGTCCGCAAGAAGAAAGACAAGGCCGTCCGGATGATCATCATCGTGGTGCTGGTCTTCGCCATCAGCTTCTTCCCTTTCCACTTGACCAAGACGATGTACCTCATCATCCGCTCCATTAAAGGGACGCCCTGCCTCACCCAGCAGACCTTTGCCATCGTCTACAAGTGCACCCGGCCTTTTGCCAGCATGAATAGCGTCCTGGACCCCATCCTCTTCTACTTCACCCAACGCAAGTTCAGGGAAAGCACCCGGCAACTGTTGGACAAGGTCAGCTCCAAATGGAAGCACAGTTCCTGA